In Electrophorus electricus isolate fEleEle1 chromosome 6, fEleEle1.pri, whole genome shotgun sequence, a single genomic region encodes these proteins:
- the LOC113582107 gene encoding leucine-rich repeat-containing protein 75A-like isoform X2 — MSCGPRMGARQSKGQEAGSSPLQGVWTRAQSSLLFRLSSCEREESPAAEAPPPYRRRVCMIQEMLHMIKEGRHEEASEQLRSLRQEADSLSAMEKVCRQLTYHLSPHPRWRRQGLLKGKPPASLKAFLAAPPAGGGVDLSGFALSLCDAKRLASHLHRHASHVHSVELAFTGLTDDALLLLLPTLAGLPALQSLALNGNRLTRAVLRHLTDALRDPGGFPALAWVDLGNNVDIFSLPQAFVVSLRKRCPKQGSLPTIQEQGEATAGEPDERHPGWGSSLGGWAGCGACGSTGLDEDGEDERSTWTSGSDERG, encoded by the exons ATGAGCTGTGGTCCCCGCATGGGAGCAAGGCAGTCCAAAGGCCAGGAGGCTGGCTCCAGCCCGCTGCAGGGCGTTTGGACACGGGCTCAGAGCTCCCTCCTGTTCCGCTTGTCCTCTTGCGAGCGCGAGGAGAGCCCTGCGGCAGAAGCTCCGCCGCCGTACCGGCGCCGCGTCTGTATGATCCAGGAGATGCTGCACATGATAAAGGAAGGCAGACATGAAGAGGCATCTGAGCAACTGAGAAGCCTGAGACAG gaGGCCGATTCTCTGAGTGCCATGGAGAAAGTGTGTCGGCAGCTGACATACCACCTGAGTCCTCACCCGCGCTGGAGAAGGCAAGGGCTTCTAAAAGGCAAGCCCCCGGCCAG tctgaagGCATTCCTCGCCGCCCCTCCTGCTGGCGGTGGTGTGGACCTGTCCGGCTTCGCCCTGTCTCTGTGCGACGCCAAGCGCCTGGCGTCGCACCTGCACCGTCACGCCTCCCACGTGCACTCAGTTGAGCTGGCCTTCACCGGCCTGACAGACGACgctctgctcctgctgctgccCACACTGGCCGGTTTACCCGCGCTCCAGAGCCTGGCACTCAACGGCAACCGACTGACCCGGGCTGTCCTCCGCCATCTCACCGATGCCCTCAGGGACCCAGGCGGCTTCCCAGCGCTCGCTTGGGTCGACCTGGGCAACAACGTGGACATCTTCTCGCTGCCACAGGCCTTTGTGGTGAGCCTGCGAAAGCGATGCCCCAAGCAGGGTAGCCTGCCCACTAtccaggagcagggtgaggCGACAGCTGGTGAGCCTGACGAGAGGCACCCTGGGTGGGGGAGCTCGCTGGGTGGCTGGGCCGGGTGTGGTGCGTGCGGGAGCACAGGGCTGGACGAGGACGGGGAAGATGAGAGGTCCACCTGGACCTCAGGGTCTGATGAGAGAGGTTGA
- the LOC113582107 gene encoding leucine-rich repeat-containing protein 75A-like isoform X1: protein MSCGPRMGARQSKGQEAGSSPLQGVWTRAQSSLLFRLSSCEREESPAAEAPPPYRRRVCMIQEMLHMIKEGRHEEASEQLRSLRQDLGMDSTSLDDVLHRYGSFRNTVDPITHDLIINLARCMHCPKMEADSLSAMEKVCRQLTYHLSPHPRWRRQGLLKGKPPASLKAFLAAPPAGGGVDLSGFALSLCDAKRLASHLHRHASHVHSVELAFTGLTDDALLLLLPTLAGLPALQSLALNGNRLTRAVLRHLTDALRDPGGFPALAWVDLGNNVDIFSLPQAFVVSLRKRCPKQGSLPTIQEQGEATAGEPDERHPGWGSSLGGWAGCGACGSTGLDEDGEDERSTWTSGSDERG, encoded by the exons ATGAGCTGTGGTCCCCGCATGGGAGCAAGGCAGTCCAAAGGCCAGGAGGCTGGCTCCAGCCCGCTGCAGGGCGTTTGGACACGGGCTCAGAGCTCCCTCCTGTTCCGCTTGTCCTCTTGCGAGCGCGAGGAGAGCCCTGCGGCAGAAGCTCCGCCGCCGTACCGGCGCCGCGTCTGTATGATCCAGGAGATGCTGCACATGATAAAGGAAGGCAGACATGAAGAGGCATCTGAGCAACTGAGAAGCCTGAGACAG GACTTGGGCATGGATTCAACGTCTCTTGATGACGTGTTGCACAGGTATGGCAGCTTCCGCAACACGGTGGACCCCATCACCCATGACCTAATTATCAACCTTGCTCGCTGTATGCACTGCCCCAAAatg gaGGCCGATTCTCTGAGTGCCATGGAGAAAGTGTGTCGGCAGCTGACATACCACCTGAGTCCTCACCCGCGCTGGAGAAGGCAAGGGCTTCTAAAAGGCAAGCCCCCGGCCAG tctgaagGCATTCCTCGCCGCCCCTCCTGCTGGCGGTGGTGTGGACCTGTCCGGCTTCGCCCTGTCTCTGTGCGACGCCAAGCGCCTGGCGTCGCACCTGCACCGTCACGCCTCCCACGTGCACTCAGTTGAGCTGGCCTTCACCGGCCTGACAGACGACgctctgctcctgctgctgccCACACTGGCCGGTTTACCCGCGCTCCAGAGCCTGGCACTCAACGGCAACCGACTGACCCGGGCTGTCCTCCGCCATCTCACCGATGCCCTCAGGGACCCAGGCGGCTTCCCAGCGCTCGCTTGGGTCGACCTGGGCAACAACGTGGACATCTTCTCGCTGCCACAGGCCTTTGTGGTGAGCCTGCGAAAGCGATGCCCCAAGCAGGGTAGCCTGCCCACTAtccaggagcagggtgaggCGACAGCTGGTGAGCCTGACGAGAGGCACCCTGGGTGGGGGAGCTCGCTGGGTGGCTGGGCCGGGTGTGGTGCGTGCGGGAGCACAGGGCTGGACGAGGACGGGGAAGATGAGAGGTCCACCTGGACCTCAGGGTCTGATGAGAGAGGTTGA